The genomic region TAACTTCTGCCAATCAAAAATTGCACTATATTAACTTCTCAACCATTCCCCTCTCTAATGAGTGAAAATATATTAAGGGACAGTAAGTAAGGTCAAAAACAGGGAACTCTGAAAATGTGGAGTTAACAGAAAAAAAATTGCTATAACATTCAGGTAGATTTGTATTATAGCCATCCTATTTGAGTAATGAACCCCACCCTAGCCCTCCCCTTGGTAAGGGGAGGGTTGGGAGGGGTCTAGTTGTTCGCAATTCATTTAGGATTGCTATAGTCGTTAAGTAATGTCAGCCCGAAGAATTTTTACTCAGTCTGACATTGAATACTTGCTAAATACAGAATCACCCGCCCTTTAGCAAACCAGTTAAAGTTGCCCTAGTCAGATCGCTAAAAAATGGGAGCAGAAAATATGCCTTCAAGTGGAAGTAATATCACGACTATTCTGGCAGTAGATGACAGCGTAGTTACGCAAGAAATGGTCAAACGTGCTTTGTCAGGAGAGTATCGGGTGCTAGTAGCAGGTAATGCAGTAGATGCCTTAGCAGTTATTTACCACGAAAAAATTGCCGTGCTGTTACTAGATGTTTCCATGCCCGGTATCGATGGCTTAGAATTTTGTCGCACCGTGCGGAATTTACCTCAATTTAGAGAATTGCCGATCGTCATGCTGACGGCAAGAGATAAACTATTTGATAAAGTGCAAGGACGTTTGGCAGGTGCTACGGAATATTTAACTAAACCATTTGATGCCAATCAACTGCGGCAGGTAGTTGGTAAATTTGTCAGCGCAAATTTACCAACGGAAATGCCAGGAGAATCTAATATAGTTTCTGGTTAAATAAATTTTTTTCAACATCATCGCAAGCAGGGGAAAATTCAGTTTAATATCCACTGCT from Leptolyngbyaceae cyanobacterium harbors:
- a CDS encoding response regulator, giving the protein MPSSGSNITTILAVDDSVVTQEMVKRALSGEYRVLVAGNAVDALAVIYHEKIAVLLLDVSMPGIDGLEFCRTVRNLPQFRELPIVMLTARDKLFDKVQGRLAGATEYLTKPFDANQLRQVVGKFVSANLPTEMPGESNIVSG